In a genomic window of Drosophila takahashii strain IR98-3 E-12201 chromosome 3L, DtakHiC1v2, whole genome shotgun sequence:
- the HP4 gene encoding uncharacterized protein HP4 has translation MSPKTKKMVVKIPRHPYFNVQGERSVEREVEYQVRKCRVNLERIKSSNTPNSRPFPLKPKPKRCIVRVARLPDVERSEISVTPASSIMNSDIDEGNSSE, from the exons ATGTCGCCGAAGACTAAGAAAATGGTGGTCAAGATCCCACGGCACCCGTACTTCAATGTGCAGGGCGAGCGGAGCGTGGAACGAGAGGTGGAGTACCAGGTGCGAAAGTGTCGCGTAAATCTCGAGCGCATCAAATCTTCAAACACCCCGAATTCTCGTCCATTTCCGTTAAAACCGAAGCCCAAGAGATGCATTGTACGCGTGGCCCGTCTTCCGGACGTAGAGCGCAGTGAGATTTCCGTAACCCCGGCCAGTTCCATCATGAATTCCGATATCGACGAGG GTAACTCCAGCGAATAG